The sequence TCTTCCGGCGCCATCAGGCCCCAACCCAGCCCCTCGTTGCCAAAGATCACCCCGCGCGCCCGCTCGGGTGGCAACCATGCGGCAAAGAACCAGACTGGCCGCGGCGCGGTATAATATCGTCGCCATCGCAAATCCCCCGGCTCCAGAGAAAGCCCGACCTCCTCGCGCGTTTCACGCAGGGCACAGGCTTCGGCGCTTCCCGCCCCCTCGCGCCCGCCACCGGGCAGGTCCAGATACCCCTGCCACGGGATGCCCGGGGTATGATCGCGCCGCAGCACCAGCAAATCCCGACCCAGAAACAGGATCAGCTTGGCCCCCTCGAACATATCATCCTGTCGCACAGCCAACCCCGCTCAAACGTTTCCTATGGCTCCCTTATCATTTGGGATGTAGTTCGGGCGAATCCCGCGTACAATTCCGGTAACCCGCAGGATTGACATTTGCCATGCCCGCCCTCTGCCGCGACTGCCTTGAAACCTTTCCCTCCGGCACCCGCTGCCCGGCCTGTGGCAGCCCGCGCATCATCGCGCATGACGAACTCTTCGACCTTTCCATCGCCCACATGGATTGCGACGCCTTTTATGCCAGCGTCGAAAAACGCGACGATCCCAGCCTTGAAGGCAAGCCTGTGATCATCGGCGGCGGGCGGCGCGGCGTGGTCTCGACCGCCTGTTATATCGCAAGGATTCAGGGGGTCCGCTCGGCCATGCCGATGTTCAAGGCCCTCAAGCTGTGCCCCGAGGCCGTGGTGATCAAACCCCGGATGGAGGCATATTCGCAGGTCTCGCGCCAAATCCGCGCCCTGATGGAGGATTTGACCCCGGCGGTGGAACCCCTCTCGCTCGACGAGGCTTTTCTCGACCTCACAGGCACCGCCCGCCTACACGGCGCACCGCCTGCCGTGATGCTCGCCAAACTGGTCAAAACCATGCGCGAGGAACTGGGCCTGACCGGCTCTATCGGATTGAGCCATAACAAGTTCCTGGCGAAAATCGCCTCCGATCTGGATAAACCCCACGGGTTTTCCGTCATCGGCGCGGACGAAACCGCCGATTTTCTGCACAACAAGCCCGTCAGCCTGATCTGGGGCGTCGGCGCTGCCACACGAACCGCTCTCGACACCGCTGGTATTCGTACCATCTCGGACTTGCTCAGGTGGGAAAAAACCGACCTCATCGCACGCTTCGGGTCCATGGGCGACCGGCTCTGGCATCTCGCCCGCGGGCAGGATGCCCGCCGCGTCAGCCCGAATTCGCCGATGAAATCCATTTCGAACGAAACCACCTTTTCCGAGGATACCGCCGATCCCGACATCCTCGACGGGCACCTGTGGCGACTGTCCGAGAAAGTCGCCGACCGCGCCAAGGCCAAGGGCATCGCGGGCCGGGTCGTCACGCTCAAGCTCAAGCGCGCCAATCACGCGCTGCTCACCCGCCGCGTGGCCCTGCGCGATGCCACGCAACTGGCCGACACGCTCTATCGCACCGCCCGCGGGTTGATGGATCAGGTCGAAGGCAACGCCCCTTACCGCCTGATCGGCGTGGGGGTGTCCGATCTGGTTCCCCAGGACAGCGCCGATTTATCCGGCGACCTGCTCGACCCCGATGCAAAGGCGCGCGCCAGCGCCGAACGCGCCACCGATTCCATCCGGCAGAAATACGGCGCGGGCGCGATCCTCAAGGGCCGCGCCCTGCGGTGACCTCAGGCCGCCTTGGCCCCAAGCCCCGCGATTGTCTCAAGCCACCCCTGCACCTGTCCCGCCTTCGGATGGCTGGCCCCGGCAAAATACGACACTTTCGCCGGCTTGATCCCGACAAAGGCAAGGATTTGCCCGCGGATTTGCCGGATCATCGCGTTGCCATAGCGCAACCGCAGGAACCATCCCGGCGTGTCCGAGGTCACGATCACCCGTGCCGTCCGGCCTTGAAGCATCGGCGCGGGCATCCCGATCTTTGACAGGTTCCGCGTATCGAAGGCCCGCCCCGGCAGGAACGCCCGGTCGAACAAGCCCTTCAGCTTGGCAGGCAAACTGCCCCACCACATCGGCGCCACCATCACCAGATGCTGACACCATTCGATATCCGCCATGACCTGCTCAAGCCCTGGTTCCAAGGGCTTGGAATTCACATAACCCGCCTGCTCGTAATCCATGTCGAAGTCCAGGTCGCTCAGATGCGCCAGCCGCACCTCATGCCCTTTCGCCCTTGCCGCATCGGCATAAGCCTCCGCCAAGGATTGCGAAAGCGTGCCCTGCGCCGGGTGCCCATCAAGTATGAAAATCCGTTTACGTTCCATGAGTCGCTCCATTTATTGACCATGGTCACTTTCAGTACAGGCAAAACTGACCACGGTCAATTATAAATTTGACCCCGGTCAAAATATATGCGATTGCTACCCCATGACGAAAACACAATCCCGCACCCTGAAAACCCGCGCCCGCCTGATCGACGCCGCGCAAGAGATCATCGCCGAGGTCGGATACGAAGGGCTGCGCACGCAGGATGTCGCGGAGCGCGCGGGCGTGGCCAAGGGCACCTTCTTTGCCCATTTCCACGACAAGGACGCGCTGATGGAAATCCTGATCGCGGCCGAACTGAATGCACAGCTCGACAGGATCGAAACCACGCCCGCCCCGGACAGCATCGAAGCGCTGCTCGACATCCTGATGCCGATGCTCGAATTCATGCGCTGCGAACGCTACGTTTTCGACGTGATCCTGCGCCACTCGGGCGCTGC comes from Roseovarius bejariae and encodes:
- a CDS encoding NUDIX domain-containing protein yields the protein MRQDDMFEGAKLILFLGRDLLVLRRDHTPGIPWQGYLDLPGGGREGAGSAEACALRETREEVGLSLEPGDLRWRRYYTAPRPVWFFAAWLPPERARGVIFGNEGLGWGLMAPEDYIDHAEAIPHFTDRVRAVLDEGPSPPRRA
- a CDS encoding DNA polymerase IV, with translation MPALCRDCLETFPSGTRCPACGSPRIIAHDELFDLSIAHMDCDAFYASVEKRDDPSLEGKPVIIGGGRRGVVSTACYIARIQGVRSAMPMFKALKLCPEAVVIKPRMEAYSQVSRQIRALMEDLTPAVEPLSLDEAFLDLTGTARLHGAPPAVMLAKLVKTMREELGLTGSIGLSHNKFLAKIASDLDKPHGFSVIGADETADFLHNKPVSLIWGVGAATRTALDTAGIRTISDLLRWEKTDLIARFGSMGDRLWHLARGQDARRVSPNSPMKSISNETTFSEDTADPDILDGHLWRLSEKVADRAKAKGIAGRVVTLKLKRANHALLTRRVALRDATQLADTLYRTARGLMDQVEGNAPYRLIGVGVSDLVPQDSADLSGDLLDPDAKARASAERATDSIRQKYGAGAILKGRALR
- a CDS encoding NAD(P)H-dependent oxidoreductase; this translates as MERKRIFILDGHPAQGTLSQSLAEAYADAARAKGHEVRLAHLSDLDFDMDYEQAGYVNSKPLEPGLEQVMADIEWCQHLVMVAPMWWGSLPAKLKGLFDRAFLPGRAFDTRNLSKIGMPAPMLQGRTARVIVTSDTPGWFLRLRYGNAMIRQIRGQILAFVGIKPAKVSYFAGASHPKAGQVQGWLETIAGLGAKAA
- a CDS encoding TetR/AcrR family transcriptional regulator gives rise to the protein MTKTQSRTLKTRARLIDAAQEIIAEVGYEGLRTQDVAERAGVAKGTFFAHFHDKDALMEILIAAELNAQLDRIETTPAPDSIEALLDILMPMLEFMRCERYVFDVILRHSGAAARDTIGPIALTFARQDEVFAPLLANAPFRKDISPGLMGEGIQAFVFQALALDFCAINNEMPLPDRLSTYLHAWLLPEG